The following proteins are encoded in a genomic region of Macrobrachium nipponense isolate FS-2020 chromosome 44, ASM1510439v2, whole genome shotgun sequence:
- the LOC135204156 gene encoding uncharacterized protein LOC135204156 has translation MSDIAGEGGGRATTTPAHDAPSQQTPGLVLPNQPSSPTVRTSPSTISAFGASSPSGREKRISSTASSVASGSSLASLLTKLHHPQSASLSLEGKLKIRATVDCGSDVLSCKFSPDGSVVAASLRSGQVKFFTLTGIFSYLLQLPEDSSADTSVFPVLSSPPATSIFWLPGGQPDAVLVTYSDGRVASWQGRKLGAQCTDGGVDVRGAVISGMDGQVVTFNRKEVAVRDIKTLKAVTHMDQGVGGQLIGRGAWWAVSGRGRELVGGGNNLTWWDVRSGSVTRTVGGVHIRGPALSWHQNSNRIVSGSWGGGSDCVKIWEATTARLTHVLHSDSANTCVYSTTWAGKEGVAIGGSDPSLLRLSTLDNTTMGVMSGIRASVWTIDAFLGRGHQGTRLAVGCGPTLYLLDVLK, from the exons ATGTCAGACATTGCTGGAGAAGGAGGGGGAAGGGCTACAACAACCCCTGCCCACGATGCTCCTTCTCAGCAAACACCGGGACTAGTCCTACCTAATCAACCCTCCTCCCCAACCGTCAGAACTTCACCCTCAACAATTTCCGCTTTCGG GGCATCATCTCCTTCAGGCAGGGAAAAGCGCATATCCTCGACGGCCTCATCCGTCGCTTCTGGCTCGTCTTTGGCTTCCCTCCTCACGAAACTTCACCATCCACAGTCAGCGAGTCTTTCCCTGGAAGGAAAACTCAAGATAAGGGCCACCGT AGACTGTGGTAGTGATGTCCTCTCCTGTAAATTCTCGCCAGATGGCAGTGTTGTCGCAGCTTCCCTCAGATCAGGTCAGGTCAAGTTCTTCACACTTACCGGGATATTCTCCTACTTGCTACAG CTTCCAGAAGATTCTTCAGCAGACACGAGTGTATTTCCTGTACTTTCGTCGCCTCCTGCCACTTCCATATTTTGGCTGCCTGGAGGTCAGCCTGACGCAGTCTTGGTAACAT ACTCAGACGGGCGAGTGGCGTCCTGGCAAGGGAGAAAACTGGGGGCGCAGTGCACTGACGGGGGCGTGGACGTGCGAGGGGCGGTCATTTCCGGGATGGACGGTCAAGTCGTGACCTTTAACAGGAAGGAGGTCGCTGTCAGAGACATCAAGACCTTGAAAGCGGTTACTCACATGGACCAAGG CGTGGGTGGACAACTGATAGGGCGCGGCGCCTGGTGGGCGGTGAGTGGGCGCGGGCGCGAATTGGTAGGTGGAGGAAACAATCTGACCTGGTGGGACGTCCGCTCGGGTTCGGTGACCAGGACCGTGGGCGGGGTCCACATCAGAGGTCCTGCCTTGTCTTGGCATCAAAATTCAAACAGG ATTGTGTCAGGCAGCTGGGGAGGAGGTTCAGACTGCGTTAAAATTTGGGAAGCAACAACTGCCCGCCTCACTCACGTTTTGCACTCTGATTCTGCTAATACTTGC GTCTACAGCACAACCTGGGCTGGGAAGGAAGGCGTAGCCATTGGAGGGAGCGATCCCAGCTTACTGCGACTGTCTACGTTAGACAACACG ACCATGGGCGTAATGAGCGGGATCCGAGCAAGCGTATGGACAATTGACGCATTTCTCGGGCGAGGACACCAAGGTACAAGACTGGCAGTTGGATGTGGGCCTACCTTATACCTCCTCGATGTCCTCAAATGA